From a single Lolium rigidum isolate FL_2022 chromosome 7, APGP_CSIRO_Lrig_0.1, whole genome shotgun sequence genomic region:
- the LOC124673769 gene encoding transcription factor TGA2.1-like: MADASSRTDNSIVVDHDGKNHRLEHGQSGAIMASNSSDRSDRSDKPLDQKTLRRLAQNREAARKSRLRKKSYVQQLESSKLKLAQLEQELQKARQQGIFISSSGDQTHAMSGNGAMTFDIEYTRWLEDQNKQINELRTAVNAHASDSDLRLIVDGIMAHYDEIFKVKGVAAKADVFHILSGMWKTPAERCFLWLGGFRPSELLKLLANHLEPLTETQLAGLTNLQQSSQQAEDALSQGMEALQQSLADTLAGSLGSSGTSGNVANYMGQMAMAMGKLGTLENFLRQADNLRQQTLHQMQRILTIRQASRALLAIHDYFSRLRALSSLWLARPRE, from the exons ATGGCAGATGCGAGCTCGAGGACTGACAACTCAATTGTTGTAGACCACGACGGCAAGAACCACAGG CTAGAACACGGACAAAGTGGGGCAATCATGGCTTCTAATTCTTCAGATAGGTCTGACAGGTCCGACAAACCTTTGGACCAAAAG ACACTGCGTCGTCTTGCTCAAAATCGCGAGGCGGCAAGGAAAAGTCGGCTGAGGAAAAAG TCATATGTGCAACAGCTTGAAAGCAGTAAGCTGAAGCTTGCACAACTAGAGCAGGAGCTCCAGAAAGCTCGCCAGCAG GGAATCTTCATTTCTAGCTCAGgagaccaaacccatgccatgagTGGAAATG GGGCAATGACTTTTGACATAGAATACACTAGATGGCTTGAGGACCAAAATAAGCAAATCAACGAGTTGAGGACTGCAGTTAATGCTCATGCAAGTGACAGTGACCTGCGCCTTATTGTAGATGGGATAATGGCACATTATGATGAAATATTCAAGGTCAAAGGTGTAGCTGCCAAGGCTGATGTGTTTCATATACTGTCAGGCATGTGGAAGACACCTGCCGAAAGGTGCTTCCTTTGGCTTGGGGGTTTCCGTCCATCTGAGCTTTTAAAG CTCCTGGCGAATCACCTTGAGCCGCTAACCGAGACACAGTTGGCTGGATTAACCAACCTCCAGCAATCTTCCCAGCAGGCGGAGGATGCCCTGTCACAGGGGATGGAAGCATTGCAGCAATCCTTGGCAGATACTTTGGCTGGATCGCTCGGTTCCTCTGGTACTTCAGGCAACGTGGCAAACTACATGGGTCAGATGGCTATGGCCATGGGCAAGCTTGGAACACTTGAGAATTTTCTTCGCCAG GCTGACAACCTGCGACAGCAGACTTTGCATCAAATGCAGCGAATTCTGACTATCCGACAGGCCTCCCGTGCTCTCCTAGCTATACATGACTACTTTTCGCGTTTGCGTGCTCTGAGTTCTCTCTGGCTCGCTAGGCCGCGGGAGTGA
- the LOC124670724 gene encoding anamorsin homolog, with amino-acid sequence MAAALAVTDELVLPLRAVRGLAMAAGVSWEDMVVITQCASLDGKLPYDDSSVGAVLSVIKNMESFGDKFVAEINQVLQAGGIVLVQSFTPSSDQKPNNYIERQLLMGGFVEVQASATNSPDSVQSVTIRAKKPTWSMGSSFPLKKAIKALPKTKIDDDELIDEHSLLTEDDLKKPQLPVAGDCEVGATKKARKACKNCSCGRAEAKQKVEKLGLTADQIDNPVSACGSCGLGDAFRCSGCPYRGLAPFKLGQKVTLSDNFLSADI; translated from the exons ATGGCGGCAGCGCTCGCGGTGACGGACGAGCTGGTGTTGCCGCTTCGCGCGGTGCGGGGCCTGGCAATGGCCGCCGGAGTCTCCTGGGAGGACATGGTGGTCATCACGCAGTGCGCCTCGCTCG ATGGGAAGTTGCCTTACGATGACTCGTCAGTTGGTGCTGTTCTATCTGTCATTAAAAATATGGAGAGCTTTGGGGATAAATTTGTTGCTGAAATTAACCAAGTGCTGCAAGCTGGGGGCATTGTGCTGGTACAGAGCTTCACACCCTCATCTGATCAGAAG CCAAACAATTATATCGAGCGCCAGCTActaatgggaggttttgttgaagTGCAAGCTTCTGCTACAAACTCGCCGGATAGCGTGCAGTCTGTTACT ATCAGGGCAAAGAAGCCGACTTGGAGTATGGGTTCATCCTTCCCCCTGAAGAAAGCAATAAAGGCTCTTCCAAAGACTAAAATTGATGATGATGAACTGATTGATGAACACAGCCTCTTGACTGAGGACGACTTGAAGAAACCGCAACTTCCAGTTG CAGGAGATTGTGAAGTCGGAGCCACAAAGAAGGCAAGGAAGGCATGCAAGAACTGCAGTTGTGGTAGGGCTGAGGCTAAGCAGAAGGTGGAGAAATTGGGGCTCACTGCAGACCAGATCGATAACCCTGTGTCAGCTTGTGGCAGT TGTGGGTTGGGCGATGCATTCAGATGCAGTGGTTGCCCATACAGAGGCCTCGCACCATTCAAGTTGGGCCAGAAG GTTACATTGTCTGATAACTTCCTTTCGGCCGACATATGA